The following are encoded together in the Pseudomonas maumuensis genome:
- a CDS encoding bifunctional O-acetylhomoserine aminocarboxypropyltransferase/cysteine synthase, producing MKLETLAIHAGFSPDPTTKAVAVPIYQTTSFAFDDTQHGADLFDLKVAGNIYSRIMNPTNDVLEQRMAALEGGVGALAVASGMAAITYAIQTVAEAGDNIVSVAKLYGGTYNLLAHTLPRQGITTRFAAHDDIAALEALIDERTKAVFCESIGNPAGNIVDIAALAAAAHRHGVPLIVDNTVATPILCRPFEHGADIVVHSLTKYIGGHGTSIGGIVIDSGKFPWADHKQRFALLNTPDPSYHGVTYTEAFGPAAFIGRCRVVPLRNTGAALSPFNAFLILQGLETLALRMERHTENAFKVARYLQEHDQVAWVKYAGLPDHPEHDLARRYTGGKPASILSFGIKGGQAAGARFIDALQLVVRLVNIGDAKSLACHPASTTHRQLNDEELEKAGVPRDMVRLSIGIEHSDDIIADLAQALEASRG from the coding sequence ATGAAGCTGGAAACACTCGCCATCCACGCGGGCTTCAGCCCCGATCCGACCACCAAGGCGGTGGCCGTGCCGATCTACCAGACCACCTCGTTCGCCTTCGACGACACCCAGCATGGCGCCGACCTGTTCGACCTCAAGGTGGCCGGCAACATCTATTCGCGCATCATGAACCCCACCAACGATGTGCTCGAGCAGCGCATGGCCGCCCTCGAGGGCGGGGTTGGCGCGCTTGCAGTGGCTTCGGGCATGGCCGCCATCACCTACGCCATCCAGACCGTCGCCGAGGCCGGCGACAACATCGTCTCGGTGGCCAAACTGTACGGCGGCACCTACAACCTGCTGGCCCACACCCTGCCGCGCCAGGGCATCACCACGCGCTTCGCCGCCCACGACGACATCGCCGCCCTCGAGGCGCTGATCGACGAACGTACCAAGGCGGTGTTCTGCGAGTCCATCGGCAACCCTGCCGGCAACATCGTCGATATCGCCGCGCTGGCCGCAGCCGCCCACCGCCACGGCGTGCCGCTGATCGTCGACAACACCGTGGCCACGCCGATCCTCTGCCGCCCGTTCGAGCACGGCGCCGATATCGTCGTGCATTCGCTGACCAAGTACATCGGCGGCCACGGCACCAGCATCGGCGGCATCGTCATCGACTCGGGCAAATTCCCCTGGGCCGACCACAAGCAACGTTTCGCCCTGCTCAATACCCCCGACCCGTCATACCACGGCGTCACCTACACCGAGGCCTTCGGCCCCGCCGCCTTCATCGGCCGCTGCCGCGTGGTGCCGCTGCGCAACACCGGTGCCGCGCTGTCGCCGTTCAACGCCTTCCTGATCCTGCAAGGTCTGGAGACATTGGCCCTGCGGATGGAGAGACATACCGAAAACGCGTTCAAGGTCGCCCGCTACCTGCAGGAGCACGACCAAGTGGCCTGGGTGAAGTACGCCGGCCTGCCCGACCACCCCGAACATGACCTGGCCCGGCGCTACACCGGCGGCAAACCGGCGTCGATCCTGTCGTTCGGCATCAAGGGCGGCCAGGCCGCCGGGGCGCGCTTCATCGATGCGCTGCAACTGGTGGTGCGCCTGGTGAACATCGGCGATGCCAAGTCGCTGGCCTGCCACCCCGCCTCCACCACCCACCGCCAACTCAACGACGAAGAGCTGGAAAAGGCCGGCGTGCCGCGGGACATGGTGCGCCTGTCGATTGGTATCGAGCACAGCGACGACATCATCGCCGACCTTGCCCAGGCCCTGGAAGCCAGCCGCGGCTGA
- a CDS encoding RecQ family ATP-dependent DNA helicase, protein MFSFTQEKSLVVDLEVNPAKPGKPEQIFKVGALRKDLEVELECNVDKDLPQVLAKVDDMVEGADCLLGHNLIQHDLRILRQQASTLALHELPAIDTLHLSPLAFPRNPYHRLVKDYKLVRDTLNSPLADCHLTLTLFQDQREAFAQLYQTEPAELLCYQALLAPTSAQDAGLFASLTGRASVGVDEIRPLILQQLADTDSQAKRDLKVCRERLEKLLDEDLLDSSQHLSLAYALAWLRVSGGNSVLAPWVRHQFPRVGELIAQLRDVPCAREDCQYCLTTHDPHHELKRYFGHPDFRRDANGQSLQRDITLAGMRGKHVLAVMATGGGKSIAYQVPALNRFHRNGSLTIIVSPLQSLMKDQVDGMRDKGIQCAEMFNGQLSMLERAEVLEKVRLGDIGILLVSPEQFRNKAFRSAIEQRQVGGWIFDEAHCLSKWGNDLRPDYLYAARYIAQYSGGRKPAPIGCFTATAKPEVLADIRSHFKETLRVKFEEFLGSHERTNLNLEVMACNRAEKWPRVLRLLEDYLGDQPGGAVVFVASRKAAEDLARFLSDQGLACRHFHAGLSSSSKQTIQNDFMDGKVKTIIATNAFGMGIDKQDVRLVVHVDIPGSLENYLQEAGRAGRDNVTAHCVLLYDPQDIETQFGLCERGCVSQRDIQQILDKLRKDYENRQGRDLVITAGEILMDGNVHTSFDADAADAETKVVTAIAWLDRGDYLKREENHTQIFPAKPAVSLEKAQERLRDAKLSERRRAEYMAILRYLHEATPDERVDTTNLGKLTGLEPEEVAQTLKALEKQGLLANDARFTVMLAYGVANPSLQRLQQLRSLEQALLATLAEQAPDAVNAGWKDINVTALTAALKDRLQRKELLPLHVLRLLRGLAPDRDGPANRTSSFELRQLSHDYISVQIIHKHGWQGLVQDSETRGLIAGTLLTHLLKRVSTRGKRIMIEATFGELVKLIEDDLELGLRVSKHRDKYIERVLLFLHRQEVFTLNQGMTVMRRAMTIKAVAGRNKYLNEDYQRLDEHYREKRIQVHVMREYAELALHEPKQARQLLADYFTLTKEQFLRDYFAGRENVLRYATSEASWQMIVEALSPPQRDIVTDEQDSNTLVLAGPGSGKTRVIVHRIAYLLRVRRVPPRAVVALTFNRHAANEIRKRLLALVGADAHGVSVMTYHSLAMRLTGTRFQRGEQVDEKVLKGLMADAVSLLEGPSVVEEEDALSDRDDDREEHDNLRALLLRGYRYILVDEYQDIDELQYRLVSALAERGSTEEGRPCIMAVGDDDQNIYAWRATNNQYIEDFLTDYHADNAYLVENYRSSGYIIAAANHLIGCNSQRLKQLRPITIDARRLGEAPGGQWEALDPQRRGQVLRLSIDPGDRDIGNRQAQAAMLELKRLLELEQGAWDGCAVLSRTHQFLWPVQAWCEQAGIPYQLASDKDGGVQLSRQRAFVAVVDLLGSHQQNLTARQALEQARSVLDVYWSEFFEEAFEQLEMESGDGELPSGKIVDWLYDYAREMRQQRCKGLYLGTVHSAKGLEFRHVVLLDGGWNTQAKTLDDERRLYYVGMTRAEQTLTLCEFNASNPFSGCLPANVPRQAVSAPHRPALDTRYQQLSLKDIDIDHPGRKPGQHEMHAALREIRPGARLRFQHDGVRYLMLDEAGREVGRTAQAFKPGFAVEQCEVADIVVRYDEDSKEEYRKRLRCERWELVVPRISGVPLQD, encoded by the coding sequence ATGTTCTCGTTCACCCAGGAAAAAAGTCTGGTCGTCGACTTGGAAGTCAACCCCGCCAAACCGGGCAAACCGGAACAGATCTTCAAAGTGGGGGCGCTGCGCAAGGATCTCGAGGTCGAGCTCGAGTGCAATGTGGACAAGGACCTGCCCCAGGTGCTGGCCAAGGTGGATGACATGGTCGAGGGTGCCGACTGCCTGCTGGGCCACAACCTTATCCAGCATGACCTGCGAATCCTGCGCCAGCAGGCGTCCACCCTGGCGCTGCATGAGCTGCCAGCCATCGATACCTTGCATCTGTCCCCTCTGGCATTCCCACGCAATCCTTATCACCGCCTGGTGAAAGACTACAAACTGGTACGCGACACCCTCAACTCGCCGTTGGCCGATTGCCACCTGACACTCACCCTGTTCCAAGACCAGCGTGAGGCGTTCGCGCAGTTGTATCAGACAGAGCCTGCAGAGTTGTTGTGCTACCAGGCCTTGCTGGCGCCGACTTCGGCGCAGGATGCCGGTTTGTTCGCATCGCTCACGGGGCGTGCATCGGTTGGCGTGGATGAGATCAGGCCGCTGATCCTGCAGCAGCTGGCGGACACCGACAGCCAGGCCAAGCGCGACCTCAAGGTATGCCGCGAGCGGTTGGAAAAGTTGCTCGACGAGGACTTGCTTGACAGCAGTCAGCACCTGTCGCTGGCGTATGCGCTGGCGTGGTTGCGCGTATCGGGAGGCAACTCGGTACTGGCGCCCTGGGTCAGGCACCAGTTCCCCAGGGTAGGCGAGTTGATTGCCCAGTTGCGCGACGTTCCTTGTGCCCGCGAGGATTGCCAGTACTGCCTCACCACCCATGATCCTCATCACGAGCTCAAGCGCTATTTCGGCCACCCGGACTTTCGGCGTGACGCGAACGGCCAAAGCCTGCAGCGCGACATCACCCTGGCCGGCATGCGTGGCAAGCATGTGCTGGCGGTTATGGCTACCGGCGGGGGCAAGTCGATTGCCTACCAGGTGCCGGCGCTCAACCGATTCCATCGCAATGGCAGCCTGACCATCATCGTCTCGCCACTGCAATCGCTGATGAAGGACCAGGTTGATGGCATGAGGGACAAGGGTATCCAGTGTGCCGAAATGTTCAATGGCCAGCTCAGCATGCTGGAGCGGGCGGAGGTACTGGAGAAGGTTCGGCTGGGCGATATCGGCATTCTGCTGGTGTCACCCGAGCAGTTTCGCAACAAGGCGTTCCGCAGTGCCATCGAGCAGCGCCAGGTGGGTGGCTGGATCTTCGATGAGGCCCATTGTCTTTCGAAGTGGGGCAATGACTTGCGCCCAGACTACCTCTACGCCGCCCGCTACATCGCACAGTACAGCGGTGGCAGGAAGCCAGCGCCCATCGGTTGTTTCACCGCCACGGCAAAACCGGAGGTGCTGGCGGACATCCGCAGTCATTTCAAGGAGACTCTGCGGGTCAAGTTCGAGGAATTCCTCGGCAGCCATGAGCGTACCAACCTTAACCTCGAGGTGATGGCCTGCAACCGTGCCGAGAAGTGGCCACGGGTGCTGCGCTTGCTGGAGGACTACCTGGGCGACCAGCCGGGCGGCGCGGTGGTTTTCGTCGCCAGTCGCAAGGCGGCTGAGGACCTGGCTCGTTTCCTGAGCGACCAGGGGCTGGCCTGTCGGCACTTCCACGCAGGGCTGTCGTCGTCGAGCAAGCAGACGATCCAGAACGATTTCATGGATGGCAAGGTCAAGACGATCATTGCCACCAACGCCTTTGGCATGGGGATCGACAAGCAGGATGTCCGTCTGGTGGTGCATGTAGACATTCCCGGGTCGCTGGAGAACTACCTGCAGGAGGCAGGTCGGGCCGGGCGCGACAATGTCACAGCACACTGTGTGCTGCTGTATGACCCGCAGGACATCGAGACACAGTTCGGGCTCTGTGAGCGGGGTTGTGTAAGTCAGCGCGATATCCAGCAAATCCTCGATAAGCTGCGTAAGGACTATGAGAACCGTCAAGGCCGGGACCTGGTCATCACTGCCGGTGAGATCCTGATGGATGGCAACGTTCACACGTCCTTCGATGCCGATGCCGCCGATGCCGAGACGAAGGTGGTGACCGCCATCGCCTGGCTGGATCGCGGTGACTATCTCAAGCGGGAGGAAAATCACACGCAGATCTTTCCTGCCAAACCCGCGGTATCTCTCGAAAAGGCGCAGGAGCGCTTGCGGGACGCGAAATTGTCCGAGCGCCGCCGTGCCGAATACATGGCGATTCTGCGCTACCTCCATGAGGCCACGCCCGACGAACGTGTCGACACCACCAACCTGGGCAAATTGACCGGCCTTGAGCCGGAAGAGGTGGCCCAGACGCTCAAGGCCCTGGAAAAGCAGGGGCTGCTGGCCAACGATGCACGTTTCACCGTGATGCTCGCCTATGGTGTGGCCAATCCCTCGCTGCAGCGTCTGCAGCAGTTGCGCAGCCTGGAGCAAGCGCTGCTCGCGACGCTGGCCGAGCAGGCGCCGGACGCCGTCAACGCTGGCTGGAAGGACATCAACGTCACGGCGCTGACCGCCGCCCTGAAGGATCGCCTGCAACGCAAGGAATTGCTGCCTCTGCATGTCCTGCGCCTGTTGCGTGGGTTGGCGCCCGATCGCGATGGTCCTGCCAATCGAACCAGCAGTTTCGAGCTCAGGCAACTGAGCCATGACTACATCAGCGTGCAAATCATTCACAAGCACGGTTGGCAGGGGCTTGTGCAGGACAGTGAAACACGTGGGCTGATCGCCGGCACGTTGCTGACCCACCTGCTCAAGCGTGTGAGCACGCGTGGTAAGCGAATCATGATCGAGGCCACGTTCGGCGAGTTGGTCAAGCTGATCGAGGATGACCTGGAGCTTGGCCTGCGCGTGAGCAAGCACCGTGACAAGTACATCGAGCGTGTGCTGTTGTTCCTCCATCGTCAGGAGGTGTTCACCCTCAACCAGGGTATGACCGTGATGCGCCGGGCGATGACCATCAAGGCCGTGGCGGGGCGCAACAAGTACCTCAACGAAGACTATCAGCGCCTCGACGAGCACTACCGCGAAAAGCGCATCCAGGTGCATGTGATGCGCGAATACGCCGAGCTGGCGTTGCATGAACCTAAACAGGCGCGGCAACTGCTTGCCGACTACTTCACGCTGACCAAGGAGCAGTTCCTGCGCGACTACTTCGCCGGCCGCGAAAACGTGCTCAGGTATGCGACCAGCGAGGCGTCGTGGCAGATGATCGTCGAGGCGTTGAGCCCGCCCCAGCGCGATATCGTCACCGATGAGCAAGACAGCAACACCCTGGTGCTTGCCGGGCCAGGCTCTGGCAAGACGCGGGTGATCGTACACCGCATCGCTTATCTGCTGCGAGTCAGGCGCGTGCCGCCGCGGGCCGTGGTGGCATTGACCTTCAACCGCCATGCCGCCAACGAAATCCGCAAGCGCTTGCTGGCGCTAGTGGGGGCCGATGCCCATGGGGTCAGCGTGATGACCTACCACAGCCTGGCTATGCGCTTGACGGGCACACGCTTCCAGCGCGGCGAGCAGGTGGACGAGAAGGTGCTCAAAGGCTTGATGGCCGACGCGGTGTCGCTGCTCGAGGGGCCGTCAGTGGTCGAAGAGGAGGATGCCTTGAGCGACCGGGATGACGATCGCGAGGAGCATGACAACCTGCGTGCGTTGTTGCTGCGCGGCTATCGCTACATCCTGGTGGACGAGTATCAGGACATCGACGAACTCCAGTACCGCCTGGTCAGCGCCCTGGCCGAGCGAGGCTCCACCGAGGAAGGCCGACCCTGCATCATGGCCGTGGGTGACGACGACCAGAACATCTATGCGTGGCGCGCCACCAACAACCAGTACATCGAGGACTTCCTCACGGACTACCACGCCGACAACGCATACCTGGTGGAAAATTATCGTTCGAGCGGATACATCATCGCGGCCGCCAATCATTTGATTGGTTGCAATTCGCAGCGCCTCAAGCAACTGCGGCCCATCACCATCGACGCACGACGCCTGGGGGAAGCCCCCGGTGGTCAGTGGGAGGCGTTGGACCCGCAGCGCCGTGGGCAGGTGTTGCGCCTGTCCATCGACCCCGGCGACCGTGACATCGGCAACCGCCAGGCGCAGGCCGCCATGCTCGAGTTGAAGCGGCTGCTGGAGCTGGAGCAGGGCGCGTGGGACGGTTGCGCGGTGTTGTCACGCACCCACCAGTTCCTCTGGCCAGTCCAGGCATGGTGCGAGCAGGCCGGCATCCCCTATCAGCTGGCGTCGGACAAGGACGGCGGCGTGCAGTTGAGTCGGCAGCGGGCCTTCGTCGCGGTGGTGGATCTGCTTGGATCGCACCAGCAGAACCTGACCGCCCGCCAGGCGCTCGAGCAGGCGCGATCAGTGCTCGATGTGTACTGGAGCGAGTTTTTCGAGGAGGCCTTCGAGCAGCTCGAAATGGAGTCGGGCGATGGCGAGTTGCCGAGTGGGAAAATTGTCGACTGGCTATACGACTACGCCCGGGAGATGCGTCAGCAGCGGTGCAAAGGGCTATACCTGGGAACGGTCCACTCGGCGAAAGGCCTGGAGTTCCGCCATGTCGTCCTGCTCGATGGCGGCTGGAACACCCAGGCCAAGACGCTCGACGATGAGCGGCGGCTTTACTACGTGGGCATGACGCGCGCCGAGCAGACACTGACGCTGTGCGAGTTCAACGCCAGCAACCCCTTCAGTGGATGCCTGCCGGCGAACGTGCCGCGCCAGGCGGTTAGCGCCCCTCATCGACCGGCGCTGGATACCCGGTACCAGCAGTTGAGCCTCAAGGACATCGACATTGACCACCCCGGGCGCAAACCGGGCCAGCATGAGATGCATGCAGCCCTGCGCGAGATCAGGCCGGGTGCGCGCTTGCGCTTCCAGCACGACGGTGTGCGCTACCTGATGCTGGACGAGGCGGGACGAGAAGTGGGCAGGACCGCGCAAGCCTTCAAGCCTGGTTTCGCGGTCGAACAGTGCGAGGTCGCCGATATCGTGGTCCGCTACGATGAGGACAGCAAGGAGGAGTATCGCAAGCGGCTCAGGTGTGAACGTTGGGAACTGGTGGTGCCGCGAATCAGCGGCGTACCGCTGCAGGATTGA
- a CDS encoding Ig-like domain-containing protein: MKKPAATSTQVLRLSSLTALLLSLGLANVFAGSLDDVSQPPPTDPSAFSDPAADPVAQAAALEALKNMPEANEGSLELSNGVYGTRATVTSNNVLPPAQQTSRKYPTNGKPSPLFGAEPFTQQLLLFEEFGPEKLDPATPPYAMTFPPPVIGAAPAQDPDYAARSSPNGNALEAFLTQPGLTPFPSQYANVLDRNPWKAQIEMFLNRSGVGSPAEGRPPGKGWSHQRWNEFYPQAAFKTAQAGARINQGLRDRKQLHNYAKGEFAPGGLYYQTSDIPTTLGTTKGIDTRFHPKMPLQGHKALWTFDGTFPVKLLMVRYGQPVLMRHYNALPIDPSANNGFGLHTISTHEHNGHSPAESDGFANAYFFPGQYYDYRWPIQLAGYDTINTRAQDPRAAFPCAPGEALFVNDASPGLKTCENGSIKIRGDWRETMSTHWFHDHMLDFTAQNVYKGNAVMMNYYSAIDRGNEALQDGVNLRFPSGAAMPWGNRDYDVNLVIADKAWDANGQLWFNPFNTDGFLGDQILVNWQYQPKLKVRARSYRFRILNGSVSRYFKFAVVREIAGNSGEFKGPSGSNLSYNRVPFHMIANDGNIMEHAVPFDGTLDLNGDGNLQDNNAILPLQGIAERYDIIVNFAKNGINVGDKLYFVNLMEHDTGKGPKQVIPLADVLSGKYKAVIRQTSKGPEWDGGDPVVGKFMQMIVQPYSGQDVSMDPTLYEPAKPGKAAGLVMIPLAIDRNSASDQTKIKAARHREFIFGRSDGTDSTPWTVKTDGGFGYTMDPRRISAAPQLANEATDGGFSGDGTLEVWKIKNGGNGWSHPVHVHFEEGVILSRDGKAPPEWEKWARKDVYRIGPDADSSEEVEMAIRFREFAGTYMEHCHNTQHEDTSMLLRWDLEHPGQFQMMPTPLPGWDGVEYVNSAALPTFRTASSGPGNDSNKPPVAVNDSAATMAGRPIVLNVLANDSDPDGNLPLSVSSLAQPDSGQGTVSSNGTQVTYTPPDSVATAFTASFTYAARDAKGLESLAPATVSIAVSPAVPMDQIQVSSASVQLRSNSRWTWEISGTTSVAAGNSIRVTTDTTSGPLDLGLATLSASGSGARWKLSVTTTGSGPASPPTVTVKSALGQSVTAPLSIK, from the coding sequence ATGAAGAAACCAGCTGCGACATCGACCCAGGTGCTCAGGTTGTCCTCCCTCACGGCGCTGCTGCTCAGCCTGGGGCTGGCCAATGTGTTCGCCGGGTCGCTCGACGACGTGAGCCAACCACCACCCACCGACCCATCCGCCTTTAGCGACCCTGCCGCAGATCCAGTGGCCCAGGCGGCGGCACTGGAGGCCTTGAAGAACATGCCCGAGGCCAACGAGGGCTCGCTCGAGCTGAGCAACGGTGTCTACGGCACCCGCGCCACGGTGACCAGCAACAACGTGCTGCCCCCGGCACAGCAGACCTCGCGCAAATACCCCACCAACGGCAAACCCAGCCCGTTGTTCGGCGCTGAGCCGTTCACCCAGCAGCTGCTGTTGTTCGAAGAATTCGGTCCGGAGAAACTCGACCCGGCCACCCCACCCTACGCCATGACCTTCCCGCCACCGGTGATCGGCGCGGCCCCCGCGCAGGACCCCGACTACGCCGCCCGCAGCAGCCCCAACGGTAACGCCTTGGAGGCCTTCCTGACCCAGCCGGGGCTGACACCGTTCCCGTCGCAGTACGCCAACGTGCTCGACCGCAACCCGTGGAAAGCGCAGATCGAGATGTTCCTCAACCGCAGCGGGGTCGGCTCGCCCGCCGAGGGTCGCCCACCAGGAAAGGGTTGGTCGCACCAGCGCTGGAACGAGTTCTACCCCCAGGCCGCATTCAAGACCGCGCAGGCCGGCGCGCGAATCAACCAGGGCCTGCGCGACCGCAAGCAGCTGCACAACTACGCCAAGGGCGAGTTCGCCCCGGGCGGGCTGTACTACCAGACCTCCGACATCCCCACCACCTTGGGCACCACCAAGGGCATCGACACCCGCTTCCATCCGAAGATGCCCTTGCAGGGCCACAAGGCGTTGTGGACCTTCGATGGCACCTTCCCGGTCAAGCTGCTGATGGTGCGCTACGGTCAGCCAGTGCTGATGCGTCACTACAACGCCCTGCCGATCGACCCGTCGGCCAACAACGGCTTCGGCCTGCACACCATCTCTACCCACGAGCACAACGGCCACTCGCCGGCCGAGAGCGACGGCTTCGCCAATGCCTACTTCTTCCCCGGCCAGTACTACGACTACCGCTGGCCGATCCAGCTGGCCGGCTACGACACCATCAACACCCGCGCCCAGGACCCGCGCGCCGCCTTCCCCTGCGCACCGGGCGAAGCCCTGTTCGTCAACGACGCCTCGCCAGGGCTCAAGACCTGCGAGAACGGCAGTATCAAGATCCGCGGCGACTGGCGCGAGACCATGAGCACCCACTGGTTCCACGACCACATGCTCGATTTCACCGCACAGAACGTCTACAAGGGCAACGCGGTGATGATGAACTACTACTCGGCCATCGACCGCGGCAACGAGGCCTTGCAGGACGGCGTCAACCTGCGCTTCCCCAGCGGCGCGGCGATGCCGTGGGGCAACCGTGACTACGACGTCAACCTGGTGATCGCCGACAAGGCCTGGGACGCCAACGGCCAACTGTGGTTCAACCCGTTCAACACCGACGGCTTCCTCGGCGACCAGATCCTGGTCAACTGGCAGTACCAGCCCAAGCTGAAGGTGCGTGCGCGCAGCTATCGTTTTCGCATCCTCAACGGCTCGGTATCGCGCTACTTCAAGTTCGCCGTGGTGCGTGAAATCGCCGGTAACAGTGGCGAGTTCAAGGGCCCGAGCGGCTCCAACCTCTCCTACAACCGCGTGCCGTTCCACATGATCGCCAACGACGGCAACATCATGGAGCACGCCGTGCCGTTCGACGGCACCCTGGACCTCAACGGCGACGGCAACCTGCAGGACAACAACGCCATCCTGCCGCTACAGGGTATTGCCGAGCGCTACGACATCATCGTCAACTTCGCGAAAAACGGGATCAACGTCGGTGACAAGCTGTACTTCGTCAACCTGATGGAACACGACACCGGCAAGGGGCCGAAGCAAGTCATTCCCCTGGCCGACGTGCTGTCAGGCAAGTACAAAGCGGTGATCAGGCAGACCAGCAAAGGCCCGGAATGGGATGGCGGCGACCCGGTGGTCGGCAAGTTCATGCAAATGATCGTGCAGCCCTACAGCGGTCAGGACGTGAGCATGGACCCGACGCTGTACGAACCGGCCAAGCCCGGAAAGGCTGCGGGCCTGGTGATGATCCCCCTGGCGATCGACCGCAACAGCGCCAGCGATCAGACCAAGATCAAGGCCGCCCGCCACCGCGAGTTCATCTTCGGCCGCTCCGACGGCACCGACAGCACCCCCTGGACGGTCAAGACCGACGGCGGCTTCGGCTACACCATGGACCCACGGCGCATCAGCGCCGCCCCGCAACTGGCCAACGAAGCCACCGACGGCGGCTTCAGCGGCGACGGCACCCTGGAAGTATGGAAGATCAAGAACGGCGGCAACGGCTGGAGCCACCCGGTGCATGTGCATTTCGAGGAAGGGGTGATCCTCAGCCGTGACGGCAAGGCGCCGCCGGAATGGGAGAAATGGGCGCGCAAGGACGTTTACCGCATCGGCCCGGATGCTGACTCGTCGGAAGAAGTGGAAATGGCCATTCGCTTCCGCGAGTTCGCCGGCACCTACATGGAGCACTGCCACAACACCCAGCACGAAGACACCTCGATGCTGCTGCGCTGGGACCTGGAACACCCTGGGCAGTTCCAGATGATGCCGACGCCGCTGCCCGGCTGGGATGGCGTGGAATACGTCAACTCTGCCGCCCTGCCGACCTTCCGCACCGCGAGCAGCGGCCCGGGCAACGACAGTAACAAGCCGCCGGTGGCGGTCAACGACAGCGCCGCGACCATGGCCGGCAGGCCGATCGTGCTCAACGTGCTGGCCAATGACAGCGACCCCGACGGCAACCTGCCGCTGAGCGTCAGCAGCCTGGCCCAGCCCGACTCCGGCCAGGGTACGGTCAGCAGCAACGGCACTCAGGTCACCTACACCCCACCGGACAGCGTGGCCACGGCGTTCACCGCCAGCTTCACCTACGCCGCACGCGACGCCAAGGGCCTCGAATCCCTGGCTCCGGCCACGGTGAGCATCGCGGTCTCGCCCGCGGTGCCGATGGACCAGATTCAGGTCAGCAGCGCCTCGGTGCAGTTACGCAGCAACAGCCGCTGGACCTGGGAGATCTCCGGCACCACCTCGGTGGCCGCCGGCAACAGCATCCGGGTGACCACCGACACCACCAGCGGGCCGCTCGACCTGGGCTTGGCGACGTTGAGCGCCAGCGGCAGCGGCGCGCGCTGGAAACTATCGGTGACCACCACCGGCAGCGGCCCGGCATCGCCACCGACGGTAACGGTCAAATCGGCGCTGGGGCAGAGCGTGACGGCACCGCTGAGCATCAAGTGA
- a CDS encoding SCO family protein, which produces MPHTWRLLLPLLIILSLPCALPPTSASADPDTPWGADYFPNIPLLTQDGQQVRFFDDLIKDKVVAINFIFTGCGDSCPVETARLRQVQKLLGERVGQDIFIYSISIDPYNDTPATLKRYAEKFAIGPGWTLLTGEAADIEQLRRSLGLYIEGLENGRSKDHNLSLIIGNQATGRWMKASPFESPYILADRLANSLHNWKTANVQRRDYTQAPDIRPPSKGEQLFRTRCSSCHTVGDAEPGATHGIGPELLGVTQQRDEAWLKRWLMEPDRMLAERDPLAMLLYAQYNQLAMPNMRLGETEVAALLGYLEEETQRRQAPPAQR; this is translated from the coding sequence ATGCCCCACACCTGGCGCCTGCTGCTCCCCCTGCTGATCATCCTCAGCCTGCCTTGCGCCCTGCCCCCGACCAGCGCCAGCGCTGACCCCGACACCCCCTGGGGCGCCGATTACTTCCCCAATATCCCGCTGCTCACCCAGGACGGCCAACAGGTGCGCTTCTTCGACGACCTGATCAAGGACAAGGTGGTGGCCATCAATTTCATCTTCACCGGCTGCGGCGACTCCTGCCCGGTGGAGACCGCGCGCCTGCGCCAGGTCCAGAAGCTGCTGGGCGAACGCGTCGGCCAGGACATCTTCATCTACTCGATCAGCATCGATCCCTACAACGACACCCCCGCCACCCTCAAGCGCTACGCGGAAAAGTTCGCCATCGGCCCCGGTTGGACCCTGCTCACCGGCGAGGCCGCCGATATCGAGCAACTGCGCCGCAGCCTCGGGCTGTACATCGAAGGCCTGGAGAACGGCCGCAGCAAGGACCACAACCTCAGCCTGATCATCGGCAACCAGGCCACCGGCCGCTGGATGAAAGCCTCGCCCTTCGAAAGCCCGTACATCCTCGCCGACCGCCTGGCCAACAGCCTGCACAACTGGAAAACCGCCAACGTGCAGCGTCGCGATTACACCCAGGCCCCCGACATCCGCCCGCCCAGCAAAGGCGAGCAACTGTTCAGGACCCGCTGCTCTTCGTGCCACACCGTGGGCGATGCGGAGCCAGGCGCCACCCACGGCATCGGCCCTGAGCTGCTCGGCGTGACCCAGCAGCGTGACGAGGCCTGGCTCAAGCGTTGGCTGATGGAGCCCGACAGGATGCTGGCGGAGCGGGATCCCCTGGCGATGTTGCTGTACGCGCAGTACAACCAACTGGCGATGCCCAACATGCGCCTGGGCGAAACCGAAGTGGCAGCGTTGCTCGGCTATCTGGAAGAAGAGACGCAACGACGCCAGGCCCCCCCGGCCCAACGTTGA